The Takifugu rubripes chromosome 3, fTakRub1.2, whole genome shotgun sequence genome contains a region encoding:
- the LOC101065875 gene encoding ADP-ribosylation factor-like protein 8A: MIALINKLLDWFKALFWKEEMELTLVGLQYSGKTTFVNVIASGQFSEDMIPTVGFNMRKITKGNVTIKLWDIGGQPRFRSMWERYCRGVSAIVYMVDAADPEKIEASKNELHNLLDKPQLQGIPVLVLGNKRDLPGALDEKELIERMNLSAIQDREICCYSISCKEKDNIDITLQWLIQHSRTKRSS; encoded by the exons ATGATAGCGCTCATCAACAAACTGTTGGACTGGTTCAAGGCGCTCTTctggaaggaggagatggagctgaCCCTCGTAGGGCTGCAGTATTCTGGGAAGACGACCTTTGTCAACGTGATAGCG TCTGGCCAGTTCAGTGAAGACATGATTCCCACGGTTGGTTTCAACATGAGGAAGATCACAAAGGGCAACGTCACCATCAAG CTGTGGGACATTGGAGGTCAGCCTCGCTTCAGAAGCATGTGGGAGCGTTATTGCCGTGGGGTCAGCGCCATTGT CTACATGGTGGATGCTGCCGACCCGGAGAAGATCGAAGCCTCCAAGAATGAACTCCACAACCTCCTGGATAAACCACAGCTGCAGGGAATCCCA gttctggttctgggcaATAAGAGAGACCTTCCAGGAGCTCTGGATGAGAAGGAGCTCATAGAGAGGAT GAATCTGTCAGCCATTCAGGACAGAGAGATCTGCTGCTACTCCATCTCCTGCAAGGAGAAAGACAAtattg ACATCACTCTTCAGTGGCTGATCCAGCACTCCAGGACTAAAAGGAGTTCCTGA
- the LOC101074471 gene encoding tyrosine-protein phosphatase non-receptor type 7-like isoform X2 produces MARVHSDSPPAEDPGSPPPMTTPPRKASVRLQERRGSNLSLQLDVSSLGVEPICSVSTPKEVWLQLLHTSSRPLKHAMLQQAARDTNMLNSEYQIPPNFVTSAELDVPGHMIKDRYKTILPNPETRVILKSPEEDAGPDRYINANYIRGYNGAPQAFIATQGPLLHTVGDFWDMVWQEKSRIIVMLTRLKENNEKCELYWPQPREVRTRVVKEEQEEGSEDLKEEEEEGRMVQFGRYILRVGDVQEKCGFTVTDIEVQLSEERHRVRHYWFTSWPDHHIPQCTAPLLRLVEEVEMYSDSLSDTSAPGPVVVHCSAGIGRTGCFIVSSIGCRQLRETGQVDILEMVCQLRLDRGGMIQTTEQYQFLYSTLAQYSSQLQPGQDQNPLEPVSIRLQNLHL; encoded by the exons ATGGCCAGAGTGCACTCGGACTCCCCTCCAGCTGAGGATCCAGGCAGCCCCCCGCCCATGACCACACCCCCCCGCAAAGCTTCAGTCCGTCTGCAGGagag GCGGGGATCAAACCTTTCCCTGCAGTTGGATGTGAGTAGTTTGGGGGTGGAGCCCATCTGCTCTGTCTCCACCCCAAAAGAAGTGtggcttcagctgctccacaccTCCTCCCGCCCCCTCAAACACGCCATGCTGCAGCAGGCTGCCAGGGACACAAACATGCTCAACTCTGAATACCAG ATCCCTCCAAACTTTGTGACCTCGGCAGAGCTCGATGTTCCTGGTCATATGATTAAAGACAGATACAAAACCATCCTACCCA ACCCTGAAACCCGGGTGATACTGAAGAGCCCAGAGGAGGACGCTGGGCCAGACCGCTACATCAATGCCAACTACATCAGG GGTTACAATGGAGCTCCACAAGCCTTCATCGCCACACAGGGACCACTGCTGCACACAGTAGGAGACTTCTGGGATATGGTGTGGCAAGAGAAGAGCAGAATCATCGTCATGCTCACGAGGCTCAAGGAGAACAACGAG AAATGTGAGCTGTACTGGCCACAGCCGCGGGAGGTGAGGACAAGGGTGGTGAAGGAAGAGCAAGAGGAGGGCAGTGAAGacctgaaggaggaagaggaggaagggaggatggTGCAGTTTGGCAGATATATCCTCAGAGTGGGGGACGTCCAAGAGAAATGCGGGTTCACTGTGACTGATATAGAAGTCCAG ctcTCTGAAGAGCGACATAGAGTCCGACACTACTGGTTCACCTCTTGGCCTGACCACcacatcccacaatgcactgctcCTCTGTTGAGACTGGTGGAGGAGGTAGAGATGTACAGCGACTCCCTCTCTGACACAAGCGCTCCTGGACCTGTTGTTGTCCACTGCAG TGCGGGCATAGGAAGGACAGGTTGCTTTATTGTGAGCAGCATTGGGTGCCGGCAGCTCCGAGAGACGGGGCAGGTTGACATCTTGGAGATGGTGTGCCAGCTCAGACTGGACCG TGGTGGGATGATCCAAACCACAGAGCAATACCAGTTCCTGTACTCCACACTGGCCCAGTACAGCTCGCAGCTGCAGCCCGGTCAG GATCAGAACCCACTGGAACCCGTCAGTATACGACTACAGAATCTCCATTTGTAA
- the LOC101074471 gene encoding tyrosine-protein phosphatase non-receptor type 7-like isoform X1, whose protein sequence is MARVHSDSPPAEDPGSPPPMTTPPRKASVRLQERRGSNLSLQLDVSSLGVEPICSVSTPKEVWLQLLHTSSRPLKHAMLQQAARDTNMLNSEYQKIPPNFVTSAELDVPGHMIKDRYKTILPNPETRVILKSPEEDAGPDRYINANYIRGYNGAPQAFIATQGPLLHTVGDFWDMVWQEKSRIIVMLTRLKENNEKCELYWPQPREVRTRVVKEEQEEGSEDLKEEEEEGRMVQFGRYILRVGDVQEKCGFTVTDIEVQLSEERHRVRHYWFTSWPDHHIPQCTAPLLRLVEEVEMYSDSLSDTSAPGPVVVHCSAGIGRTGCFIVSSIGCRQLRETGQVDILEMVCQLRLDRGGMIQTTEQYQFLYSTLAQYSSQLQPGQDQNPLEPVSIRLQNLHL, encoded by the exons ATGGCCAGAGTGCACTCGGACTCCCCTCCAGCTGAGGATCCAGGCAGCCCCCCGCCCATGACCACACCCCCCCGCAAAGCTTCAGTCCGTCTGCAGGagag GCGGGGATCAAACCTTTCCCTGCAGTTGGATGTGAGTAGTTTGGGGGTGGAGCCCATCTGCTCTGTCTCCACCCCAAAAGAAGTGtggcttcagctgctccacaccTCCTCCCGCCCCCTCAAACACGCCATGCTGCAGCAGGCTGCCAGGGACACAAACATGCTCAACTCTGAATACCAG AAGATCCCTCCAAACTTTGTGACCTCGGCAGAGCTCGATGTTCCTGGTCATATGATTAAAGACAGATACAAAACCATCCTACCCA ACCCTGAAACCCGGGTGATACTGAAGAGCCCAGAGGAGGACGCTGGGCCAGACCGCTACATCAATGCCAACTACATCAGG GGTTACAATGGAGCTCCACAAGCCTTCATCGCCACACAGGGACCACTGCTGCACACAGTAGGAGACTTCTGGGATATGGTGTGGCAAGAGAAGAGCAGAATCATCGTCATGCTCACGAGGCTCAAGGAGAACAACGAG AAATGTGAGCTGTACTGGCCACAGCCGCGGGAGGTGAGGACAAGGGTGGTGAAGGAAGAGCAAGAGGAGGGCAGTGAAGacctgaaggaggaagaggaggaagggaggatggTGCAGTTTGGCAGATATATCCTCAGAGTGGGGGACGTCCAAGAGAAATGCGGGTTCACTGTGACTGATATAGAAGTCCAG ctcTCTGAAGAGCGACATAGAGTCCGACACTACTGGTTCACCTCTTGGCCTGACCACcacatcccacaatgcactgctcCTCTGTTGAGACTGGTGGAGGAGGTAGAGATGTACAGCGACTCCCTCTCTGACACAAGCGCTCCTGGACCTGTTGTTGTCCACTGCAG TGCGGGCATAGGAAGGACAGGTTGCTTTATTGTGAGCAGCATTGGGTGCCGGCAGCTCCGAGAGACGGGGCAGGTTGACATCTTGGAGATGGTGTGCCAGCTCAGACTGGACCG TGGTGGGATGATCCAAACCACAGAGCAATACCAGTTCCTGTACTCCACACTGGCCCAGTACAGCTCGCAGCTGCAGCCCGGTCAG GATCAGAACCCACTGGAACCCGTCAGTATACGACTACAGAATCTCCATTTGTAA